The following coding sequences are from one Culex quinquefasciatus strain JHB chromosome 1, VPISU_Cqui_1.0_pri_paternal, whole genome shotgun sequence window:
- the LOC119771192 gene encoding folate transporter 1-like translates to MALLDELKFGAMEKWQQISLVLCIFGFLKEFRPSEPFVFQYLTGAESGYNVTVDQVVQDVFPIGTYSYVAQLVVVFLITDYFRYKPLIIVAGLAGTVVWSMFVLARSLGALQVLEVFYGTYMAAEIAYWTYIYAKVDRRHYQKVTSHIRSATQAGRFVAATTSQALIYSGATGYLGLNYISLGAQLATTVWAFMLPPVPASMYFHRQEVPTDEETDLPKPQSTCSRASELLWAHFKTAYTNFTVIRYSLWYSLAVCLYYQITSYVQALWSEIGGPDTMLWNGAVEAILTLAGSLVALAAGFVPQKLLTPQNTILGLSVIAIAEGCGLLLATRTTTLMASYAGYTLFGVLHAFSITLVSAEIAKHISDDSFALVFGINTMAGLVAQTLLTLAIVDSDGWFALDVRGQFSVYSVSFVTIGVLFGVFALVEAGKRRRGNIAS, encoded by the exons ATGGCACTCTTGGATGAGTTGAAGTTCGGCGCGATGGAAAAGTGGCAGCAAATTTCGCTGGTGTTGTgcatttttgggtttttgaagGAGTTCCGGCCGAGTGAGCCGTTCGTGTTTCAGTACTTGACGGGGGCGGAGTCCGGGTACAATGTAACGGTGGACCAGGTCGTGCAGGACGTGTTCCCGATTGGGACGTACTCGTACGTGGCGCAGCTGGTGGTGGTGTTTCTGATTACGGACTACTTCCGGTACAAGCCGTTGATCATTGTGGCGGGATTGGCGGGGACCGTGGTTTGGAGTATGTTCGTGTTGGCGAGGTCACTTGGGGCGTTGCAGGTGCTGGAGGTGTTCTACGGGACTTATATGGCGGCGGAGATTGCGTATTGGACGTACATCTACGCGAAGGTGGATCGACGACACTACCAGAAGGTCACGTCACACATCCGGTCGGCGACGCAGGCTGGCCGGTTTGTCGCGGCGACCACCTCGCAGGCGTTGATCTACTCCGGAGCTACGGGCTACCTCGGCCTGAACTACATCTCGTTGGGAG CGCAACTGGCCACCACGGTTTGGGCCTTCATGCTACCGCCGGTCCCGGCCAGCATGTACTTCCACCGGCAGGAAGTTCCCACGGACGAAGAAACGGACCTCCCAAAGCCCCAATCGACCTGCTCGCGAGCCTCCGAACTCCTCTGGGCACACTTCAAAACCGCCTACACCAACTTCACCGTCATCCGGTACAGCCTCTGGTACTCCCTCGCCGTATGTCTCTACTACCAGATCACCTCCTACGTCCAGGCCCTCTGGTCCGAGATCGGCGGCCCAGACACGATGCTCTGGAACGGCGCCGTCGAGGCGATTCTCACCCTAGCCGGTTCCCTCGTCGCCCTAGCCGCCGGATTCGTTCCCCAAAAGCTCCTCACCCCCCAAAATACCATTCTCGGCCTATCCGTCATCGCGATCGCAGAAGGCTGTGGCCTGCTCCTGGCAACGCGCACCACAACGCTCATGGCCTCCTACGCCGGTTACACCCTGTTCGGCGTCCTGCACGCCTTCTCGATCACCCTAGTGAGCGCCGAAATCGCAAAGCACATCTCCGACGACAGCTTCGCGCTCGTCTTCGGCATCAACACGATGGCCGGACTGGTCGCGCAAACGCTGCTAACGCTCGCCATCGTCGACAGCGATGGGTGGTTCGCGCTGGACGTGCGCGGCCAGTTTAGCGTGTACAGCGTGAGCTTCGTCACGATTGGGGTGCTGTTTGGAGTGTTTGCGCTGGTGGAGGCGGGGAAGAGGAGGCGCGGGAACATAGCGAGTTGA